TTAGCCAGGCGGAAATCAGGCCTATTAATCCGGAAACCGCGGCCATTCCGCCAAAATACCCCCATTGCATTTTAACGTCTTTGTAGGAAAGGACGTATTTCATAATGCCCATTACTCCCCTTATGGCGCCGCCCACAAAGCCGGCAAGAAAGAAAATCTCCATATTTTTAATTAATCTATTAATTTATTAATTTTTGACCTTTCTTTGGCACTTTGGCAAGTTTACCCCGTAGGCTTGTCCTTCGGGGAAAATAGAGTTAACCCCATTTTTTAACTTATTTTGGCAGGGCTCTTTTAATCATAAAATCTATATTATCATTACTGTTTTTCCATTGAATATCAATGTGGAGATGACGATTTTTCCAAACCCTAAACACCTCGTCCGCAAAGGACTGACCAATTGTGTCAAGATTATGGAAGTCAAGAATAATTGTTTTGAATTTTTCAAGACCGCTTAAAATTCTTCTTGCCTGGGAACGAGAAATATAATCGCTGTCCGCCTTGTAAAGTACAACCCTGACTTCCGTTTTGTTGAACTTAAACGAATCTTCGCAATATTGTTGAAAAAGCGCGTTAAGGTCTTTTTTTGACTTTAGCCCGATAGTAAAAGTCACTTTTGTCCCCTTTAAATTCTTGATGTTTTTTATAAATATATCATTTAAAATATTATTAAATATCAACTTTTTGTTAGAGCTTTGAATGAGCAGCATATCTCCCGCTTTGGAAGTGAAAAAAATTCCCTCGCCGCTGTGCTCTTGAGGCATAGTTGTCTGCTTTCCTTTTATTAAGTCCTGAATTGCTTCTAATTCGTTTTTTAATCTTTTCTTTTTTCTAATGTTGTTGAAAATTCCTATTCCCCTATCAACAACATCAAAACGGACCATTGTTTTCTCCTTTTTCACAGACACCTCAATCACTCTTGATTTTGAATGTTCAATGGCGTTGTTTAGCATTTCGGTGAAACCGTAATTTAATATCTGAACTATTTTTTGAGACAAACCGAAAAAAATTCCGGTTCCTTTTTTAATTTTATCCAAAACAATGTCTTCGGCGATATTCTTGTTTTCTAAAATACAATGAAAATCCAGAATTTTTCTTTTTACCCGGGCAACAAGCTCTTTCTGAGCCAATAAATATCTCGCTTTGTTGGCTCTGCCTAAAAGAATAATTTTCCCCTCGTCTCTAAGTTCCTGAAAAAATCTGTGGACATAGGCGCGAGAAAAACCAGTTGCTTTGACGATATCGGCAACATTAACCTCTCCCTGAGTTTTTATTTTTTTAAGAATAAGCGGCTTGATCTCCATATCGCCATATTGTTATGTGTTGACCCCGCACCTATTCCAGTGAAAGTTTGGGGTTATTCAAAAGTCATAAGGCGAAGCCGCCTATCGGCTCTTGATTATTTATTACCACAAGTCCTCAGAAGAATAGGTGCGGGGTTGACAACTTTATTGTATTCCCAAAATTCAAAG
Above is a genomic segment from Candidatus Nealsonbacteria bacterium containing:
- a CDS encoding DUF4325 domain-containing protein — protein: MEIKPLILKKIKTQGEVNVADIVKATGFSRAYVHRFFQELRDEGKIILLGRANKARYLLAQKELVARVKRKILDFHCILENKNIAEDIVLDKIKKGTGIFFGLSQKIVQILNYGFTEMLNNAIEHSKSRVIEVSVKKEKTMVRFDVVDRGIGIFNNIRKKKRLKNELEAIQDLIKGKQTTMPQEHSGEGIFFTSKAGDMLLIQSSNKKLIFNNILNDIFIKNIKNLKGTKVTFTIGLKSKKDLNALFQQYCEDSFKFNKTEVRVVLYKADSDYISRSQARRILSGLEKFKTIILDFHNLDTIGQSFADEVFRVWKNRHLHIDIQWKNSNDNIDFMIKRALPK